The Chloroflexi bacterium ADurb.Bin180 genome has a window encoding:
- a CDS encoding Bacterial Ig-like domain (group 1), whose product MDHRLNTGKSALAFICLVIILFGTLALLPVMAQPPPQGPAGPGSVESGEASSLLLRPSYTGYIVDNSTAYPYFVIRSGSGGTDGWTHVSAGLGQNGDYLYAQADNNLKDYVEWHPDLQAGWYEVFVHYVAHPNRRSDAQYIVRHAGGTSTVMVNQQNKNDGTPAVGEEESGWVRLGVYRFQGFYTQDFVRLGDSTTPSGTPTPGYVVADAVKFSPLDVWVDDDLYCPTCYNDGKLWGVNAFTTIQEGTMAVGSLGTINVKPGSYTGAVTLTKQITLASTGGAASTSISVTNDSAVQILADNVMVRGFTVKSHTGARGITNRDDASAVFQPVVGVKVLNNIVHSFQNGIQFRKARGEISGNQVYGNRVRGIYLREYPTASPGGFTVLNNVLSGNGNGGSDHDIRLEDVYTGTLVMSNTITGGMSEACILVYNEAGSVELTGNTLNACSEGVLILQDGGTAIIQQVKLQRNTITGGGTGVRVRRISGTSSLREVIIGGSAAAANRIYGNTSYELRLTGYGANITATYNYWGWCNLRDIENEIYHEFDSAPLGLVTYEPALCVPWSLTMGSWPTVIPGDGVSTATITATVLDGAGQPVPAGTMVGLTTTLGSIAGGYAEAESPDVVTSGVWGWGADAHASGGAYGGTNDPTAVAHWEFYGSAVSFIYVKDVGGGLADVYVDNMSTPVKTIDMSSAFPGGEWGVEEVIKTGLSATGVHSIEVRMNAASPGPIWADAFRAGGTVGANGQLLATLRSTPISNTATIWGSVYNGRIILAATPPTVYPFLMEHAHVTFMGSDVWVRKSASVGTVSPGKEITYTITYGNLGAAVATGTVVTDALPDGFLLVRTRSTPTLPAYTVIPPLTYTWPVGNLAPGATGVITLVAKPDPAYSWPSTPELRTNVALIDTQIFDGAAGNDGWGETVSVVPNPPAVITVTAFPTEIMADGVSTAVITAEVKDMYHHPVLDGTAVNMVTSLPGTVFLPGGTASFSGVTLGGLVVTTLQGGTVAGTTFITATSGTAKGAGRVQVLALEPYSVTITANPMVIPVSHGNISTTLRVTVTDIYANLVSGAAVTLTTDAGSLRAPNGATGTGVVITTSNGFGTGWLASTETVMTATVTAEITTTGRPTATVQVYFKPGLPYTITSAAFPASAMVCGGEAVVTATISDEFGNLVEDGTEVNFNIVQGERGDAYPRLTSTVNGIATTVVRTKSYMFGQPYLDVYILARRETRRVDWQHRLTLLVGLADSVAFRFTPTPSANGPDSIVEARVRDCAGNNVANGTVVTFTVGAGALISPTVTTTDGGFAYSSLRCGCTVGPLDVSAEADGRTFSTVVVIEPGIPDRVSLSISPTDIMNCGGTAVVTGTVRDVCNNLVRDNTPVLLTPQYGMVSLSQYLLFTKNGIVTATVRANQNKRIEPPYWPSGLEQIIGTSGTAMPGFVNLNVRPGAASIILVSVDPAEIPLNGDVNGYNITVVANVQDCSTTPVEDGTTIRLKTDKGLFLESGNWFVDLTTLNGLVTATLTSQSVAGTVVISGTSGSAVGTAKAYFKPGDPWLLEVWAYPPTIVAGGHTSTQVTARVFDEYHNDVGAGVTVTFVTDYGHFQDGNSMYTTTTALDGLAFAILTSDVVPHTALVRAITPNYRQGYTYVFFTEPPVYHYLNLPLITRRRFMP is encoded by the coding sequence ATGGACCATCGGCTGAACACCGGGAAGTCAGCGCTGGCGTTTATCTGTTTGGTCATAATCCTTTTTGGGACGTTGGCGCTGCTTCCTGTAATGGCCCAACCACCACCGCAGGGACCTGCCGGCCCCGGGAGCGTGGAATCGGGGGAAGCGTCGTCTCTGCTGCTTCGACCGTCCTACACCGGCTATATCGTAGACAACAGCACTGCCTACCCCTACTTTGTCATACGCAGCGGCTCCGGTGGTACCGACGGGTGGACGCATGTGTCGGCCGGGTTGGGGCAGAACGGCGATTATCTGTACGCGCAGGCCGACAACAACCTGAAGGACTATGTGGAGTGGCACCCGGACCTGCAGGCAGGTTGGTATGAGGTCTTTGTACACTATGTAGCTCACCCGAACCGCCGCAGCGACGCGCAGTACATCGTTCGACATGCTGGGGGAACTAGCACGGTGATGGTGAACCAGCAGAACAAGAACGATGGTACACCGGCCGTAGGTGAAGAGGAGTCGGGGTGGGTGCGGCTTGGCGTGTACCGGTTCCAGGGGTTCTATACCCAGGATTTCGTCAGGCTGGGGGACAGCACTACTCCCTCGGGAACTCCGACGCCCGGTTACGTTGTGGCTGACGCCGTCAAGTTCTCGCCTCTGGACGTGTGGGTTGACGACGACCTCTATTGCCCTACCTGCTACAACGATGGCAAGCTATGGGGTGTGAATGCGTTCACCACCATCCAGGAAGGCACGATGGCGGTTGGCTCTCTGGGTACCATCAATGTCAAGCCAGGCAGCTACACCGGCGCGGTGACCCTCACCAAGCAGATCACTCTGGCGAGCACGGGCGGTGCGGCGAGCACCAGTATCAGCGTGACCAATGACTCGGCAGTGCAGATTCTCGCGGACAATGTGATGGTCAGAGGCTTCACTGTCAAGAGCCACACCGGGGCACGTGGCATCACCAACAGGGACGATGCATCAGCAGTCTTTCAGCCGGTGGTTGGCGTCAAGGTCTTGAACAACATTGTCCACAGCTTTCAGAACGGCATTCAGTTTCGTAAGGCTCGCGGTGAAATCTCCGGGAACCAGGTCTACGGCAACCGTGTCCGTGGCATCTACCTTCGCGAGTACCCAACGGCCAGTCCGGGTGGTTTCACTGTACTCAACAACGTGCTGAGCGGGAACGGGAATGGTGGTTCGGACCATGACATCAGGCTGGAGGATGTATACACCGGCACACTGGTCATGAGCAATACCATCACTGGCGGCATGAGTGAGGCGTGCATTCTGGTGTACAACGAGGCTGGGTCGGTGGAACTGACCGGGAACACCTTGAATGCGTGCAGCGAAGGGGTCCTGATCCTTCAGGATGGTGGCACGGCCATCATTCAACAGGTCAAACTCCAGCGCAATACTATCACCGGTGGTGGAACCGGAGTGAGGGTAAGGCGCATCTCTGGCACTTCCTCATTGCGCGAGGTCATCATCGGCGGCAGCGCGGCAGCGGCCAACCGCATTTACGGCAATACGAGTTACGAGTTGCGTCTGACTGGGTACGGGGCCAACATCACGGCTACTTACAACTACTGGGGTTGGTGCAACCTCCGCGACATCGAAAACGAGATTTATCACGAGTTTGACTCGGCGCCTCTGGGCCTGGTCACCTATGAGCCTGCGCTCTGTGTCCCGTGGTCGTTGACCATGGGCTCATGGCCGACGGTGATTCCGGGCGATGGCGTATCTACGGCGACGATTACGGCGACGGTGCTTGACGGTGCGGGACAGCCCGTGCCTGCCGGAACGATGGTCGGTCTCACTACCACTCTCGGCAGCATTGCGGGTGGCTATGCGGAGGCAGAGTCGCCGGATGTGGTGACCAGCGGCGTCTGGGGCTGGGGAGCTGACGCTCATGCCAGTGGCGGGGCCTATGGCGGCACGAACGATCCTACGGCGGTGGCGCACTGGGAGTTCTACGGGTCGGCGGTCTCGTTCATCTACGTTAAGGATGTGGGCGGCGGCCTCGCCGATGTGTATGTGGACAACATGTCCACGCCGGTCAAGACGATCGACATGTCCAGCGCTTTCCCCGGCGGCGAGTGGGGCGTAGAAGAGGTCATCAAGACCGGCCTCAGCGCCACAGGCGTGCACTCGATTGAAGTGCGCATGAACGCAGCTTCGCCAGGGCCCATCTGGGCGGATGCGTTCCGGGCCGGTGGAACGGTGGGGGCCAACGGTCAGCTCCTGGCCACACTGCGCTCCACCCCGATTTCGAACACGGCTACCATCTGGGGCAGCGTCTATAACGGCCGGATCATCCTGGCCGCTACCCCGCCAACGGTCTACCCGTTCCTGATGGAGCATGCTCACGTTACCTTTATGGGCTCTGATGTGTGGGTTCGCAAGAGTGCTTCGGTAGGGACCGTCAGCCCTGGCAAAGAAATCACCTACACCATCACCTATGGCAACCTTGGAGCGGCAGTGGCTACTGGCACAGTGGTCACCGACGCGCTGCCCGACGGCTTTCTGTTGGTTCGCACTCGCTCGACGCCGACCCTCCCGGCGTACACGGTGATTCCACCGCTGACCTATACCTGGCCGGTGGGCAACCTCGCGCCCGGCGCAACCGGGGTGATTACTCTGGTGGCCAAGCCCGATCCAGCTTATAGCTGGCCTTCTACGCCCGAGCTGCGCACCAACGTTGCTTTGATTGATACGCAGATCTTTGACGGTGCTGCTGGCAACGATGGCTGGGGTGAGACAGTAAGCGTGGTGCCCAATCCGCCAGCGGTGATCACTGTCACGGCCTTTCCCACGGAGATCATGGCCGACGGGGTATCTACGGCGGTGATCACGGCTGAAGTCAAAGATATGTATCACCATCCGGTGCTGGATGGTACAGCGGTCAACATGGTCACCAGCCTGCCTGGAACCGTGTTCCTGCCGGGTGGTACGGCGAGCTTTAGCGGAGTGACGCTGGGCGGTCTTGTCGTCACCACGCTGCAGGGCGGTACAGTTGCTGGGACAACGTTCATCACCGCAACGTCTGGCACAGCGAAGGGCGCGGGCCGAGTGCAGGTGCTGGCGCTGGAACCCTACTCGGTAACGATCACGGCCAATCCGATGGTGATTCCGGTGAGCCATGGCAACATCTCGACAACGCTGCGGGTGACGGTGACAGATATATACGCGAACCTCGTCAGCGGTGCAGCAGTTACCCTGACAACGGATGCTGGTTCTCTGCGGGCGCCTAACGGCGCTACCGGTACCGGAGTGGTCATCACCACCAGCAACGGTTTTGGCACAGGCTGGCTGGCGTCAACGGAAACAGTGATGACGGCTACGGTGACGGCCGAGATCACCACTACTGGCCGGCCGACGGCGACCGTTCAGGTCTACTTCAAGCCCGGCCTGCCTTACACCATTACCTCCGCGGCCTTCCCGGCGTCGGCGATGGTCTGCGGCGGGGAGGCAGTGGTCACGGCGACCATATCGGACGAGTTTGGCAACCTGGTGGAAGACGGCACAGAAGTGAACTTTAACATCGTGCAGGGCGAGCGTGGTGACGCCTACCCACGGCTCACGAGCACTGTCAACGGCATCGCCACTACAGTGGTGCGCACCAAGTCCTATATGTTCGGGCAGCCGTACCTTGACGTGTACATCCTCGCGCGTCGCGAGACTCGGCGAGTGGACTGGCAGCATCGTCTGACGCTGCTGGTCGGGCTCGCCGACAGCGTTGCCTTCCGCTTCACACCGACGCCTTCGGCGAATGGTCCGGACAGCATCGTTGAGGCGCGTGTACGGGACTGCGCCGGGAACAACGTGGCCAATGGTACTGTGGTCACGTTCACCGTGGGCGCCGGCGCGCTGATCTCGCCGACGGTGACGACCACCGATGGTGGGTTTGCCTATAGCTCGCTGCGCTGTGGTTGTACCGTGGGCCCGCTGGATGTGAGCGCCGAGGCGGACGGGCGCACTTTTAGCACGGTGGTTGTGATCGAGCCAGGTATTCCGGACCGCGTGAGCCTGAGCATTTCGCCAACCGACATCATGAACTGCGGTGGGACGGCAGTCGTCACGGGGACGGTTCGTGACGTCTGCAACAATCTGGTGAGAGACAATACGCCGGTCTTGCTTACACCGCAGTACGGCATGGTGAGCCTGTCTCAGTACCTGCTCTTTACCAAGAATGGCATTGTGACGGCGACAGTAAGGGCCAATCAGAACAAGAGAATCGAGCCGCCGTACTGGCCATCGGGCCTGGAGCAAATCATCGGTACCTCCGGCACGGCGATGCCAGGGTTTGTCAACCTGAATGTACGGCCGGGCGCGGCGAGCATCATCCTGGTGTCGGTTGATCCGGCCGAGATCCCGCTGAACGGAGATGTGAACGGCTACAACATCACGGTGGTGGCCAACGTGCAGGACTGCAGCACTACACCGGTTGAGGACGGGACCACCATTCGGCTCAAGACCGACAAGGGACTCTTCCTCGAGTCTGGCAACTGGTTCGTCGACCTGACCACTTTGAACGGTCTGGTGACTGCCACTCTGACCTCGCAATCGGTGGCCGGCACGGTGGTCATCAGCGGTACGTCGGGTTCGGCCGTTGGCACAGCCAAAGCCTACTTCAAGCCTGGCGATCCGTGGCTGCTCGAAGTATGGGCTTACCCGCCAACCATCGTGGCTGGCGGCCATACGAGCACTCAGGTGACAGCAAGGGTCTTTGACGAGTACCACAACGATGTCGGCGCTGGAGTGACCGTGACGTTCGTGACTGACTATGGTCACTTCCAGGACGGCAACAGTATGTACACCACGACCACGGCGCTGGACGGTCTGGCCTTTGCCATCCTGACGTCGGACGTGGTGCCGCACACGGCGCTGGTGCGGGCGATCACGCCGAACTATAGACAGGGCTACACCTACGTGTTCTTCACCGAGCCGCCGGTGTACCACTACCTGAACCTGCCGTTGATTACACGGCGCAGGTTCATGCCCTGA